AAGCTGAAAAAAATTACACCAATCATTTCAATTCATTTCAATTCGTATCAGTTACCGCGGACAGATTTAAATTTACatcttaatttaaattgattgaaATAAGAGAGGAgcgaaataaaaaaaaaaaaaaaaatgaagggggagaagaataagaaaaaaagatggaaaaaaaatataaactaatgaACCACTAGAGGAGTTTTTCCGTTCGTGGACAGGGCAATTTTGAGGATCTCTCCACTCGTTTTCCTTACGATCAATCTAAGGGATAAACACGTTGATTCATACCTAGGTACTGGTTCATAATTGCTCTGTAATTCCTGTTTTAGTAGATGTGAAACAATTTCACGATAAGGATGCTAATTTAATGATTATGCGCATACTTGTTGAAATTTTCTGGAAAAAATCCTAAATTTAAGGAGAGGTAATGTTATGGATTGCAAGGATTTGTTTCAATTATTAACAAGAAATTATTGGTTCATTGAATGCACAATGCAGTGGGGCATATATCACATGGATTTGCCTAAAGAAATGAACAACGATTCATGATAATATTGAAATTGCCTGTAGTTGTAGGTGACAACTCCGACCTACTTAAAGATGTGAATATTGAATTTCTGCATTCATATGGATGAAATTAGTGAGTGAGAAGGCATGTATGTTCTTGGAACAAGAAATAGTAGATTTTTAAGTAGGATTACATGCCTTTGTTTATTTCCCAATACTCTTTAATTTGAGCATAGAAAATTTTCGGGTATATATCCTATTGTGTCCATTTCAATTCACAATGGTTACTAATTTCTGTAGGGAAATTTTCAACAGTACATATGCTGCAGACATCCTATTAATTTTCAGGTAGATACAATATGCATTAGAAATTAGAAAGATTTATGTACCAGTCTATAGGTAAGACGGTGGATAGCCTCTAACACGGTGATGGGAAAAAATATGCCGTAATTGGACTTCCTTATGCTTGTGCATATGATTTCAACAGTTTAGATTCTTTATTTGTTAGGATTAAAGAGGGGATACGATTAATACTGGCCTATTCTAATAGAAAGAAACACAATTCAGAAGTTTAATTGAATCCAAAGAGTATTTTTGACCAACCAAGTAGAAGGAGATAAAAGTTAAAAGACTGATTCAAATGTCATTTCACTTCATGCAAAAATGAATGATACAAGTGTAATTGTATTGATTTCCCGTCATATGATtacatttgaaaatttcatatgAAAGAAAATCAAGACACTGCAGTTGTGTAAGGGATGTTAGAAGTCACTTTCATATCCTAAGCTTCTCATGAGCAATTCAAGCTGCATGTCATATGGATGAAGCGTTCCTCGCTACAAGGGATGGTGAGACCACCCATTGGATGATCAAACCCGAATTCTTCTTCTGCCTTGCTTAGCAAATCTTGAAAAAGAGGATGGTTCAAATATGAAACTGGGACCACATGACGTTTCCTTTCTAATTCTCCTACATAGACTGCAACATGGCCTTTGGGCACTATGGAGAGAGACCGTCGATTTGCTTGCTTGGCTTGAACAATGATTGGCAAGCGGAAGCCCATGATCTTAGGTAATGCTTTCTTTCTTGACAAAAAAATCTGCTAGTGTTTAAAAGAAGGAAATGAGTTTTGATGGTTGGATGTTGCTGCtttgaaaatgtttatataGAAGGAGAGGTAATGTTATGTATTGCAAGGATCTATTACAATTATTAACAAGAAATTGTTGGTTCATTGAATGCACATGAAGTGGGGCATATGTCACATGGACTTGCTTAAAGAAATGAACAAAGATTCATGATAATATGGGGCCTGTAGCTGTAGGTGACAACTCCGACCTACAAGCCAATCAGGCCTACTTGTAATTACTTGAAGGCTTTGAATTAATGAATATATGCATTCATATGGATGAGATTAGTGAGTTAGAGGGCATGTATGTACCTGGAGCTAGAAATAGTAGATTGTTAATAAATTAGGATCACAGACCTTTGTTTATTTCTCAATAATCTTTAATTTGAGCATAGAAATTGTTTAGGTATATACCCTATTTGTGTAGGGAAATTGTTAACAGTACATATGTGTTACGAGGGATTATTAGGGGTTAGGGTTCTTAACCCTAAAATAAGTTGATGGGTAGATGTAACCCTTATAAATAAGGCAGTAAGCCAAAATATGGAATATTAATTGATTtggaattaataattatttatatagaaataaataattattaataaggtattattaaaaatgtgaaattgACGGGCAACTGATTATGGCAGTTGGAGAGTATATgaggaaaataatataatctacaGAATATTCGGCTGATGATTGATAAGTTGAACTCTCGTCTCTTGTAAGATGCATGGGTTTTTTAGCACTCAAGCTAGGCCATGATAAAGCAGTCGAAATCTACCAACCACGTAGACCCACGGAGAATtactttctaaaaaaaaagcCCTAAATAAAGGGAAAGCAAGTACCAATCACATTAGCCAGGGAAAGTTCATTCACTCACCGGAGGTAGGTGGAGGCTATATAAAGAAGAGATCGGGGGTCTATAGAAAACACTATAAACATTATTCGAGAAATCTCTCAAGATCAACTTATCTCTatcttttcattcttctctCATTGTATTCACCCTAATTGTTAGGGTTCTATCTCTCCTCTATCAGTATCTTATATTCTCTTCGTTCTTAATTCTACTcctattatttatgtaatttcaAGTTATATATACCTAATTCGAGTTTAAGGTGTatcattggtatcagagcgacaTTCTTGGCAATATGGTGGAAACACGTATCGACGGATAGTTGAATGAAAATCATAAACATAGTCAGACGTATGAATGAATAAAGTGTAGTGAGTTGTCAAaatgaattttccaaaattctttGGAGAAAATGTCGAAGATGTTGAAGATTGGATTTATGAGGTAAAAAGATTTTTTCGGGTTAACGACACACTTGAAGAAGACGAGGTTCATCTTGCGACAAGTCACATGAGGGAAAAGGCACTACGATGGCTTAGGGAACACGTGGTCATGAAAACTCTCAGCAGAGGATTGACGTGGAGAGAGCTAAAACAACTATTGCGACGTGAGTTTGGGTCATGTGTCAGGGACGATCCACGACATATACAAAAGAAAGTGCAACCAGAAGCGTGGAAGGTAATCGCGGAACAGTGTCAACAAATAACcgaatttttaaaatcatggAGGATTGCTGATgaaattaaaagacaaaaataaaaggCCGATGAAGAAATAACAAGGCAAAAGTGGGAAAACGATCGTCAAAAATTGATAGTCGAATCCGATGAGTTACTGGAAGATGACAAACAACCTGTAGAAGATGTTGGACAATCGACACATTCCACATTCACACATTCACAATCGATGCCTTCCCCATTGACATATTCGACTCTAAACAAAGACGAAACATCTTTTAATGATGATTGTTCTAAAGTGGAAGACGCACCTCCTGTTGAAGACTTTTGTTATGGAAAAGAAATGAAGACTTCAAATACTCATGATATCAAACACGACAATCTCAGTCTCGATGAAGAAATCTACGATAATTCAAGTTATTCGATTATTTATTTGCAAGTCTCACAAGTGTACGATGACAAAGAGAATGCGAAGACAACCTACGTTGGAAAAGAAGATCATTATCGTGTTGATTTGGGAGaagtaaaatttaaagaaatatttgaaaatgttttggGCCTTGAAGATAGGATGTTGTCGTTTGATCCCATTTCTCAAGCATACTTAGCGCCACGTCCAAATTGCGTCCAGATTTTGTGGTTCGAGAAATCTCAAGATGTTGGATCTTGCTTTCAGAAAATTTTATGACATAAAACATGGATGAGATGCAAATATTTATTATGGTTTGAAGAACCACCAGATGCAGAGTTTTGCAATTGTTCTTATGCCTTACAATTGGGAGATATTTTGAAAcaatttgtttggtttgaaaAGCCACCAGATACTTGGGAGTGTCAGTTAAACCTACGTTTATTATCTACAGGGGAGAATGAATCTTGGTTGGAACATGAATTTCCAAAACTTGGGTTTGTTGGAAATAAGTTGGCTTCTTCTTTTAATTGTGTTGTTCGTGGTCGAACAAATGTTGAAGGGGAGGCTAATGTTACGAGGGATTATTAGGGGTTAGGGTTATTAACCCTAAAATAAGTTGATGGGTAGATGTAACCCTTATTAATAAGGCAGTAAACCAAAATATGgaatattaattgatttagaattaataattatttatatagaaataaataattattaataaggtattgttaaaaatgtgagATTGACAGACAACTGATTATGGCAGCTGGAAAGTATAtaaggaaaataatataatctacaGAATATTCGGCTGTGGATTGATTATGGTAGGTGGAGGCTATATAAAGAAGAAATCGAGGATCTATAGAAAACACAATAAACATTATTCAAGAAATCCCTAAAGATCAACTTATCTCTATATTTTCATTCTCCTCTCATTGTATTCACCCTAATTGTTAGGGTTCTATCTCCTCTATCAGTATCTTATATTCTCTTCGTTTCTACTtctattatttatgtaatttcaAGCTATATATACCTAATTCGAGTTTAAGACTATTATTTTTCATCAGTCACTAGTCACTAAAACTTAATGAAAATCTACATCAAATTTTCCAGATATTGGTGGTTGATCTCTTAAGAAAAAATGCCTACATCACacaatttaagtttaaaaatgaaGACATAGGGTATTTGATATTTGGGTGGAATGTCAGTAAGGTGCACTTTGTCTTTCCAGAATGGATTAATTGCTGATCCATTACTTGGATtacttttttaagttaatatatattgtttaataatttgCTGTATATGTTATCTTTCTTTTGTTCAAATTATAACGGTCTGTATGGATTAGCAAGCATTCGTTCCTTTTGTCATTTTGATCAAGGTTCCGTTTGAACGATGAACTCTCGTATGAAACTGCTTGTCTTTGGTCAATAAACCTTTAATGCTCTATACTATGTCGATATTCAAGAATAGTATGATAAAACGACATCCATAAATACTAATGAATTTCTTTCTGTTTCATTTCCTTTAATGGAGCTGCTTGCTACAAATGAGCATAAATTGCATGTACAAAATTTAGGAAGAGAAGTTAGTTCTAAGGTTAAACAAAATGGAGTTTTCTCCAATTCCTAATATGCCTATTTCTGTGTGTATGCTCTTCTTTCTAACTAAGCATTGTTCACGTCAAGTTGTAGCATATTAATGAAGGCTTCTTCTCTGCATGGAATAGTGAGGCCTCCCATTTGGTGATGGAACCCAAATTCTTCTTCAGCTTTCGTAAGGAGATTCTGGAAAGACGGATTTTGCAGATATGATATCGGAATCACAAATCGCCTTTTGAGATCGCTCGTGCCTTGGGGAGGATCTGCTTGAGGAATTGGATTGCCATGAGTTGCTTTTCTTGATGGATACTTGAAGAAACCTGAAGGTAAGATGCTAATTTATGAGATTTTTTGGATTGGAAAGTGTTTGATAATCTGACGAATGTTTAGTTATGTATATATAGAGGAATGGAGaataagagaaagaagaagagaaccCTACATGAACAACAACCACACATGAATTGGAAGGTAGAGATTGAAATAGAAGATATTCATAAGGTATTCACATGCCATTGTCTCCTTATTTAATTCCATGTCTCATCTCTTCTAGTGGGTCATATCTTAAATGAATGTCTTTATCTTAATCATGTGTGGATGAGATGCCCTGGCTATTTGTATCTTCGCTTCTAATTGTTCTCTCCACTGTTAAAAGGAAACACAACATATGTAATTTGTGTAGCTAGAGCCAGAGGATGGCAAATGCAACACTTACTGAAGCATTAATAAAGACATACCATGTGATGATTTTCTTCTTTGCTGGTAGCACATCTGTCAATGTTGTGAACAGGTGGTCCTTCTAGGCTATGGcccaatttaataataaatataagttcttatatatatacaaacaacCCATATGGCCATAAAAAAATTGGATGAATTGCCAACCTTGCAGATGGGAGACATGTTTTGGGCATCTAAATCTTGTCTATGATTTCAGTGCCCCATTATTCAATCATTAGAAATTAGAAAGATTTATGTACCAGCCTATAGGTAAGACGGTGGATAGCCTCTAATGCGGTGATGGGAGAAAAATATGCCGTAAATATGGGAGATTCTCATAAAAGCATCTAACAGTAAACTTTCATAAATCTAGACATACCCTTGTCGCTTTAAGTgaagattaattaaattttctaaatccAAAATCTAAATGAGTATTGTGAAATTTTACAAGAACTGCATTTTATTCTAGTCTCTTTCTGTTTAAATTCAGGTACCTATTATGCTTTttctttgataaataaaaatgaattaccCAACTCATATTGTGGATTTCTAGTTCCTCATGCATGAAATACAAGTGATGCATGTTAAGCATTTGTCGCTGATGAAACGTTCTCCTTGACGTTCCAAATTTGTTAATTGGACTTCCTTATGCATATGTTTTCACCAGTTTAGATTCTTTATTTGTTAGGATTAAAGAGGGGATACGATTAATACTGGCCTATTCTAATAGAAAGAAACACAATTCAGAAGTTCAATTGAATCCAAAAAGTATTTTTGACCAACCAAGTAGAAAGAGATAAAAGTTAAAAGATTGATTCAACTTTCATTTCACTTCATGCAAAAATGAATGATACAAGTGTATTTGTATTGATTTCCCGTCATATGATtacatttgaaaatttcatatgAAAGAAAATCAAGACACTGCAGTTGTGTATGGATGTTATAGTCACTTTCATATCCCAATCTTGTCATGAGCAATTCAAGCTGCATGTCATATGGATGAAGTGTTTCTCGCTACAAGGGATGGTGAGACCACCCATTGGATGATCAAACCCGAATTCTTCTTCTGCCTTGCTTAGCAAATCTTGAAAAAGAGGATGGTTCAAATATGAAACTGGGACCACATGACGTTTCCTTTCTAATTCTCCTACATAGACTGCAACATGGCCTTGGGACCACATGACGTTTCCTTTCTAATTCTCCTACATAGACTGCAACATGGCCTTTGGGCACTATGGAGAGAGACTATCGATTTGCTTGCTTGGCTTGAACAATGATTGGCAAGCGGAAGCCCATGATCTTAGGTAATGCTTTCTTTCTTGAAGAAAAAGCTGCTAGTGTTTAAAAGAGGGAAATGAGTTTTGATGGTTGGATGTTGCTGCtttgaaaatgtttatataGAAGGAGAGGTAATGTTATGTATTGCAAGGATCtatttcaattattaacaaGAAATTGTTGGTTCATTGAATGCACATGAAGTGGGGCATATGTCACATGGACTTGCCTAAAGAAATGAACAACGATTCATGATAATATGGGGCCGGTAGCTCTAGGTGACAACTCCGACCTACAAGCCAATCAGGCCTACTTGTAATTACTTGAATGGTGTGAATTATTGAAGATATGCATTCATATAGATGAGATTAGAGAGTTAGAGGGCATGTATGTACATGGCGCTAGAAATAGTAGATTGTTAAGTAGGATCACAGGCCTTTGTTTATTTcccaataatatttaatttgagcATAGAAATTGTTCAGGTATATACCCTATTGTGTCAATTGCAATTTACAATGGTTACTAATTTGTGTatgtgttagataaattagaccggttaaaataagaacttaacaaaaataaattctctgtgcaggaacggtcaagaatctaaccgatcaagtaatcaaaccggttataagaagaagcaaaggatgtatccaaaaccggaagttattcggttaacctgaagctataaACAACCGgcagacatcctaaaccgaaatgcagtattcaaccgaaaaccgacgaagagactacttaaagaaagaagtcaagattatcaaactaagtaaaatctacaaattggtgcaaacgaacactttgagtatctgcggaagatgatatcaAATGAATAGACTGTGACATTgtcatatccatacaagtctgatgatactctgaaggctgcagaagattgtctaaagaaacagttaccattttggtacaagtcaaatgTGCAGTTCTCCAGATGCAGGTAACTGCCAACcggcagttgccatattaagtaaaagacaattgaagccggtctgctccatgtcttggaagcttaaaccgaaATTAATGCAATGCTGATCCTCTGCTccaccaatcagattcaagtattaccctgaaggtatccgttgaagaaatgtgaccgttgacacatttcacctataaaaaagAAGTTGAAGAGGAGTAAACGTAGTTCGCAGTTCTAAGAAGTTCTAACAATCAAGAGGCACAACAATTAAGAGTGCCAATaacccaagttacaagttacaagttgtgtttatctctctacaaagattaaaagcttaagtgtgcatttgaagtgtgattacaatttctgagaattgtacgagtgattatcgagcagtaaataagtttCGATTGTGTATTGTGGTtaagtattccttagtgaatatccttctcacggtttgagaagaaggggtgacgtaggagttttatctccgaacatgcataaaaacctgtgtcttgttctttattttctgcCGGTTCTACTTTCTAACCGACTCGTACTGTcctaaccgacttacatcacTCTAATCGATTCACTGAACCTCAAACCGACCTTctaatctccaaaccgatattctTTTAAATCCTATCTCTATTCATTccgtgtgttgcttcaacctgaaacaaactacttccggaCTTGAattcggttcaagggtttgtgacagtttgtgtagtattgaaaccggtgttaatctctaactggattaacgccaaccgttgagtgttgtcagaaagtgctaaccggccagaccctggtccgccagccgcgatctagatcctaacagtagGGAAATTGTTAACAGTACATATtgtcacggcccattggtaTGGGGTGCACATGTCAAGCCTACAAGGTGCATTTTTCAGAATATTCATGTCTTAGGTCATTTCtagaactctctagaatcctctaggagttcctggatttttgttggtcatggaactctctagatttatcTAGGAGTTCTCCTTTTATGAGTGAgatcatggaactctctagatttattTAGGAGTTCCTCTTTTGTATGTAGGGTCATggaactttctagaattctctaggaagttccttttgtatgtaaggtggagaactctctagaattctctaggagttctcatgtataggtgctagtagaattctctagaaatCCTGAGGAATCCTTGGGTCTAGGTTATGTAATAGAAGAGTCTAGAAATCTCTAGGACAAGGaagatctagaatgatcttcccacttgtatataaacaagtctagGTCATAGGACAGTCAACTCAACACAACCAATGTCTAAACACTCAACACTTGTAATACCTCACTCTTGTAagcaataaacaagatattctccaagctctttTTCTCTCAAGTATTCCATCTTCTTGCATATTTTAGAAGGCTGACTAGCTAGGATTGTGGCAATCTAGCCTAGTGCCGCGCGGGACGAGAGAATATTCGGTGACCGAGTTTCTacccgtgacaagtggtatcagagcgaaaGTGATATCGCATCCATGTTTATGCTTCCGCATTTAAGAGAAGAGATGGATTCAAGTTCCAAAGTCACAAAGGTTTCGACCGGCGAACAAAAGGACAAGAGGTCCAAGAGGGACAAGTCCGTCGAGAGGAGTATCGACATGGAAGCGTGGGTGACCCGGCTTGAGGAAGGCATGTCCGAGCACCAGGAGgctctcgaagtgtttagcGCGGTGGCCGAGAGGGTGACGGCGTTGGATGAGGCTGGTGAAAAGTTGGAGAACGAGGTGATGGGAGTCATTAACAATATGAACCGGAGCATTCGTGACGAAGTGCTGGGATCGATTCGAGGGGAGGTTAATGATATCCGCCATGAAGTGCTCGAGACAATCTAGGGAGAAATCCATACGATGGTCGAGGCCCTCCGGAGGGATATATTGGGGAGGCTAGAATCGATGGAAAGGCGGATTGGGAGGAATGGAGGGGAACATAGAGGTGCGGCACCTCAACGGATGGATGTTCCTAAGCCAACTCCATTCAAAGGctcgaggagtgcaagggaagtggaggacttcctttggaacatggagaGGTACTTTCGGGCATCAAACATACTAGATGATCATGGCAAGTTGGAGAAGGCACCTTTCTTCCTGCAAGATGTGGCATTactgtggtggaggaggcgagaGGTAGACATTGAACGAGGTACGTTGCGAATGGAGACGTGGGAagacttcaagaccgagttcaagcACCAATTCTTCCCAGAGAACGCCGAATTCGAGGCTAGGAAAAGGTTGAATCAACTTG
This is a stretch of genomic DNA from Impatiens glandulifera chromosome 4, dImpGla2.1, whole genome shotgun sequence. It encodes these proteins:
- the LOC124935700 gene encoding auxin-induced protein X15-like — its product is MGFRLPIIVQAKQANRRSLSIVPKGHVAVYVGELERKRHVVPVSYLNHPLFQDLLSKAEEEFGFDHPMGGLTIPCSEERFIHMTCSLNCS